One part of the Mariniblastus fucicola genome encodes these proteins:
- a CDS encoding response regulator produces MTMSTILVVDDCQTIRLAVKRILTEAGYSVIVARDGEEALTKLAENPALIVLDVNMPGLDGYGFCERMSREDPVYQDIPIVFLTTENSRALEMLGREMGAYLQKPVNDNDLLSVVETQLS; encoded by the coding sequence ATGACAATGTCCACCATTTTGGTCGTAGATGACTGTCAGACAATCCGTCTGGCCGTCAAGCGAATACTTACCGAGGCCGGTTATTCCGTGATCGTCGCGCGTGACGGAGAAGAAGCGCTGACGAAGTTGGCGGAAAACCCTGCTTTGATTGTATTGGACGTCAACATGCCAGGCCTGGACGGCTACGGATTCTGTGAGCGAATGTCGCGGGAAGATCCAGTCTACCAGGACATACCGATTGTGTTTCTCACAACTGAAAACTCAAGAGCACTCGAGATGCTGGGGCGTGAAATGGGTGCCTATCTTCAAAAGCCAGTCAATGACAACGACCTGTTGAGCGTCGTTGAAACCCAGTTGTCCTAG
- a CDS encoding chemotaxis protein CheW, with amino-acid sequence MNNSILDDKGRCCVFRSGENWFGINALAVRSIVPRPDIATLPHADASLKGVCHLQNEFLPVVSLRALSSIQYDTSADAEQQLAILLSPQGPWGLLIDEAATLAELEISISTYSDQSDPWSRVIHGSASWNNRVLQILDPVATQQYASRLLEMYWQSSDQNQPQLTCNWM; translated from the coding sequence ATGAACAATTCAATCCTCGACGACAAAGGACGCTGCTGTGTTTTTCGCAGCGGTGAAAACTGGTTCGGCATCAACGCGCTGGCCGTGCGAAGCATCGTGCCACGACCGGACATCGCGACTCTTCCGCACGCGGACGCGAGTTTGAAAGGCGTTTGCCACCTGCAGAACGAATTCCTGCCCGTCGTCAGCCTACGAGCGCTTTCGAGCATCCAGTACGACACCTCCGCCGATGCCGAACAGCAACTTGCGATTTTGCTCAGCCCACAAGGCCCTTGGGGTTTGCTGATTGACGAAGCCGCGACCCTTGCCGAGCTGGAGATTTCGATCTCCACGTATTCCGATCAGAGTGATCCGTGGTCGAGAGTCATCCATGGATCAGCATCGTGGAACAATCGCGTTTTACAAATCCTCGATCCGGTCGCGACTCAACAGTATGCGTCGCGACTGCTGGAAATGTACTGGCAATCAAGCGACCAAAACCAGCCGCAACTTACCTGTAACTGGATGTAG
- a CDS encoding lactonase family protein — MKVFSIAILLLISFSAASIAEELDVWFGTGGNNAGQPAGIWHASFNTQSGDLSESRLALELVGTGWIAWHPKLPIIYSTANVNGKPSVCSIKVADDNTLSILQTVQISNGSCFLTTDQTGSVLISAQYGGGTVISIPIDDDGLLEDSVQEIRHTGGSNVVPRRQKSPHPHYAEVSPDNQFVFVPDLGLDQLVVYKLDLENQKLVATEQPVACVKGGGPRHMKILNATKPDGPNFAFVLNELAMSMSCFELQDGGAMKLVETVPTLSEDQRSGEIFNSASEVRIHPGGKFIYSANRGHDSISVFRFEAESLELGRVQTASIHGAWPRNFNLTPDGKWLLAAGAHTNSVTVFSIDAETGKLTYQKKSAFVPGAICVSIR, encoded by the coding sequence ATGAAAGTTTTCTCGATCGCGATTCTGTTGCTTATCTCTTTCAGCGCAGCATCGATCGCAGAGGAGCTTGATGTCTGGTTTGGCACCGGTGGGAACAACGCCGGGCAACCGGCAGGAATCTGGCATGCGTCGTTCAACACGCAGTCCGGCGATCTTTCAGAATCGCGTCTCGCACTTGAACTCGTCGGAACGGGCTGGATCGCCTGGCATCCGAAACTGCCGATTATCTACTCGACCGCCAATGTGAACGGCAAGCCATCGGTGTGTTCGATCAAGGTCGCCGATGACAACACACTGTCGATTCTTCAGACGGTTCAGATTAGCAACGGCTCCTGTTTTCTGACGACCGACCAAACCGGTTCCGTTTTGATTAGCGCCCAGTACGGTGGCGGAACCGTGATCAGCATTCCAATCGATGACGACGGTTTGCTGGAAGATTCAGTTCAGGAAATCAGGCACACGGGGGGTTCCAACGTCGTGCCTCGCCGCCAGAAAAGCCCGCATCCACACTACGCCGAAGTTAGCCCCGACAATCAGTTTGTCTTTGTGCCGGACCTCGGGCTGGATCAGTTAGTTGTCTATAAGCTGGACCTTGAAAACCAAAAACTGGTTGCGACAGAGCAACCTGTGGCGTGCGTCAAAGGTGGTGGCCCGCGGCACATGAAGATTCTCAATGCAACCAAACCTGACGGCCCGAACTTTGCGTTTGTGCTCAACGAACTGGCGATGTCGATGAGCTGCTTTGAGCTGCAAGACGGCGGGGCGATGAAGCTGGTTGAAACGGTACCGACGTTGTCCGAAGACCAGCGTAGCGGTGAAATCTTCAACAGTGCGTCCGAAGTCAGAATTCATCCCGGCGGAAAGTTCATCTATAGCGCCAATCGCGGCCACGACTCGATCTCGGTGTTCCGGTTTGAAGCCGAAAGTTTGGAGCTTGGGCGAGTACAGACAGCTTCCATTCACGGAGCCTGGCCTCGCAATTTCAATCTGACGCCTGATGGGAAATGGCTTCTCGCGGCAGGAGCTCACACGAACTCAGTGACAGTTTTTTCGATCGATGCCGAAACTGGAAAGCTGACCTATCAGAAGAAGTCAGCTTTTGTTCCGGGCGCGATTTGCGTTTCGATCAGATGA
- a CDS encoding CinA family protein: MLDGQDLNSRLEELAVRVATVLKERGQKIVFAESCTGGKMAAAMTTVPGISASFCGSAVTYREATKTEWLSVAESDLAEHTAESEFTTRKMAQSVLEKTPEADFSVAITGHLGPGVEAAIDGRIFVVLSKRADGSFVFNAAEFRLGGGDRKQRQTEAACFALQHFMDAIATVQN, encoded by the coding sequence ATGCTCGACGGCCAGGATTTGAATTCACGACTTGAGGAACTTGCCGTCCGCGTTGCGACCGTGCTGAAAGAACGCGGGCAGAAGATCGTGTTTGCCGAAAGTTGCACGGGTGGCAAAATGGCTGCGGCGATGACGACTGTGCCGGGGATTTCTGCAAGCTTTTGCGGGTCAGCTGTAACCTATCGCGAAGCCACAAAGACAGAGTGGCTTTCAGTTGCCGAATCTGATTTGGCGGAACACACTGCTGAATCGGAATTCACAACCAGAAAGATGGCTCAAAGCGTACTCGAGAAAACGCCGGAAGCAGATTTCTCCGTTGCCATCACAGGGCACCTTGGCCCGGGAGTCGAGGCGGCGATCGATGGACGAATCTTCGTCGTATTGTCGAAACGCGCCGATGGTTCATTCGTTTTCAACGCCGCTGAATTTCGGCTTGGCGGCGGTGACAGAAAACAGCGACAAACGGAGGCCGCTTGCTTTGCGCTGCAACATTTCATGGATGCGATCGCGACAGTACAGAATTGA